A region of uncultured Desulfobacter sp. DNA encodes the following proteins:
- a CDS encoding substrate-binding domain-containing protein: MRQLVDEATVPTPPWSGPRSGPTGVTGKRIAIVAEELRNGGILGVAQGIGEAAHFLQWNVKIFDAGGTPAGRARAATNALDINPDGMILVGADVGEMAPYLKPFSDRAIPIVGWHVGPEAGPMNGSPVAVNISTDPLEVARTTAMAAVVDSGGHAGVVIFTDSNFRIAMAKANAMADVIRSCAGCELLEMRDVAISKSGELMPGITRELLDRYGSRWTYALAINDIYFDYAVQELTKAGRSPASLRMFSAGDGSAAAFVRIQANLYQTGTVAEPLNLHGWQVVDELNRLLAHQPVNGYVVPVHLVTPKNISHDGGPDLKFDPDNGYREIYKGIWGK; the protein is encoded by the coding sequence ATGCGGCAATTGGTCGATGAAGCAACGGTTCCCACGCCTCCCTGGTCCGGTCCTCGATCCGGACCAACCGGTGTGACAGGAAAAAGAATTGCCATCGTTGCCGAGGAATTGCGCAACGGTGGTATCCTTGGTGTTGCGCAAGGCATTGGTGAGGCCGCACATTTCTTGCAGTGGAATGTAAAAATTTTCGATGCCGGCGGCACACCAGCAGGACGCGCCAGGGCAGCGACCAATGCCCTGGACATCAATCCCGACGGCATGATTCTGGTTGGCGCAGACGTCGGTGAGATGGCCCCTTATCTTAAACCATTTTCCGACCGGGCAATTCCCATTGTCGGTTGGCATGTCGGCCCTGAGGCAGGCCCAATGAACGGCAGTCCGGTGGCGGTTAATATATCGACCGATCCGCTGGAGGTTGCCCGCACCACCGCCATGGCTGCGGTTGTTGATTCCGGCGGGCATGCCGGTGTGGTGATCTTTACCGACTCAAATTTCAGGATAGCTATGGCCAAGGCCAATGCCATGGCAGATGTGATTCGGTCCTGTGCAGGGTGTGAGTTGCTGGAAATGCGTGATGTGGCCATCTCGAAGAGCGGAGAGCTGATGCCGGGTATCACCCGGGAACTGCTCGACCGTTACGGTTCCCGCTGGACCTATGCCTTGGCCATTAACGACATCTATTTCGACTATGCGGTGCAGGAACTGACCAAGGCCGGACGATCACCAGCCAGCCTCAGGATGTTTTCTGCCGGAGACGGCAGTGCAGCAGCCTTTGTCCGTATCCAGGCAAATCTCTACCAGACAGGAACGGTAGCTGAGCCGCTCAATTTGCACGGCTGGCAGGTGGTTGACGAATTAAATCGACTGCTTGCGCATCAGCCTGTTAACGGCTACGTCGTTCCGGTTCATTTGGTCACTCCGAAAAATATCTCACATGACGGTGGACCGGACCTGAAGTTCGATCCCGACAACGGCTACCGGGAAATCTATAAAGGCATCTGGGGAAAATAA